The Thermodesulfobacteriota bacterium region GTGCTGATCCGGACCATCGCCCTCCAGGAGGCACGGGTCTCCTCGGAGATCGAGAACATCGTTACCACGAACGACGAGCTCTACCGGGCGCTGGATGGCGCGACCGGAAAGGTCGACCCTCACGCGAAAGAGGTCCTCCGCTATCAGGACGCCCTTTGGGCAGGATACGAGGCGATTCGAAAGCGCCCGCTCCTGACGACGAACCTCTTCGTCGAACTGGCCCGGACCATCACCGGAACGATGGGCGGAATTCGTCGCGTTCCGGGGACGAAGATCGCCAACAGCCGGGGCGAGGTGATCTACACCCCTCCCGAGGGCGAGGCTCGCATCCGGGAGCTGCTCGGGAATCTGGAGAAGTTCATCCACGCGGAGGACGGGCTCGACCCTCTCGTGAAGCTCGCGGTGATGCACTACCAGTTCGAGGCGATCCATCCGTTTACCGACGGCAACGGTCGGACCGGCCGAATCCTCAACATCCTCTACCTCGTCCAGCAGGAGCTGCTGGAGCAGCCCATCCTGTACCTCAGCCACTACATCATCCAGAACAAGGCCGGGTACTATACGAAGCTCCGGGCCGTGACCGAGGCGGGCGCCTGGGAAGATTGGGTCCTCTACATGCTCGAGGCCGTGGAGGCGACGGCGCGTACGACACGCGACAAGATCCTGGCCATCCGAGATCTCATGGACGGGGCTCTGGAGATCGCCCGGGAGAAGGGCGGGAAGTGGTATTCCAAAGAGCTCGTGGAGCTCATCTTCACCCACCCCTACTGCAAGATCCGCTTCCTGGAGGAGGCCGGTATCGCCAAACGGCAGGCAGCCTCGAAGTACCTGCAGGAGATCGAGGCTATCGGCCTCCTGAGCAGCGTGAAGAAGGGGCGAGAGGTCTACTACGTCAACGAGCCGCTGCTGAAGGTGTTGGTGGGATAGGTCGATGGCATCGACACATCCTGGAAACATGTCGACGAAAAGCGGTGTTCATCGACATATCCTCCGGACGAGTCGAGCGCGACGACGGGTCGAGCGGCCTCGCGTCGGGAGTTGTGGCTCACAATTCGCCGAAACTGAGCCACAACGCGATTTGTG contains the following coding sequences:
- a CDS encoding Fic family protein: MSFNPSLPYDNLPLLPPAVPLETPAVLKKAIGANRLLAELKGMGGVIPNPGVLIRTIALQEARVSSEIENIVTTNDELYRALDGATGKVDPHAKEVLRYQDALWAGYEAIRKRPLLTTNLFVELARTITGTMGGIRRVPGTKIANSRGEVIYTPPEGEARIRELLGNLEKFIHAEDGLDPLVKLAVMHYQFEAIHPFTDGNGRTGRILNILYLVQQELLEQPILYLSHYIIQNKAGYYTKLRAVTEAGAWEDWVLYMLEAVEATARTTRDKILAIRDLMDGALEIAREKGGKWYSKELVELIFTHPYCKIRFLEEAGIAKRQAASKYLQEIEAIGLLSSVKKGREVYYVNEPLLKVLVG